Proteins encoded together in one Caldicellulosiruptor saccharolyticus DSM 8903 window:
- the thiI gene encoding tRNA uracil 4-sulfurtransferase ThiI: MKAILIRYGELALKGLNRPFFEEKLVRNIRRKLKDLKNVENISITKEQGRIFIENLSENDFYFAIEKLKKVFGLVGFTICEVVEKQVEAIKSAALNIALNEIQKGKKTFKVETKRADKTFELRSPELSRLIGAHILKNLADKYGLKVDVHNPDFEVNIEIRDKAYVYSSEEKGIGGMPLGTGGKAHLLLSGGIDSPVAGFMIAKRGVEIEAVHFYSFPYTGEKAKEKVIDLCRVLAQFTDRLKLYIVPFTEIQTTIYEKCNERYLTIIMRRFMMKIAERIAKKNGGLALVTGESIGQVASQTIESIICTNAAVSMPVLRPLIGMDKEEIIRIAKNIGTYDISILPYEDCCTVFVPKHPKTKPKLEEVIKEEEKLDVSSLIENAISNTEWMVIEDR, translated from the coding sequence ATGAAGGCTATATTAATAAGGTATGGTGAACTTGCCTTAAAAGGATTGAACCGTCCTTTTTTTGAAGAAAAGCTTGTGAGGAACATAAGAAGGAAACTTAAAGATCTTAAAAATGTAGAAAATATTTCAATTACAAAAGAACAAGGGAGAATATTTATTGAAAACCTTTCTGAAAATGATTTTTATTTTGCAATTGAGAAACTAAAAAAAGTCTTTGGCCTTGTTGGGTTTACTATTTGCGAAGTTGTAGAAAAACAAGTAGAGGCTATCAAGTCTGCAGCTTTGAACATTGCCCTTAATGAGATTCAAAAAGGTAAGAAAACCTTTAAAGTTGAAACAAAGAGGGCTGATAAGACATTTGAATTAAGGTCGCCAGAGCTTTCAAGACTTATTGGCGCACATATTCTTAAAAATCTTGCTGACAAATACGGTCTTAAGGTTGATGTGCACAATCCAGACTTTGAGGTAAATATTGAGATAAGGGACAAAGCATATGTGTATTCGTCAGAAGAGAAAGGTATTGGTGGTATGCCACTTGGCACAGGGGGCAAGGCACACCTTTTGCTCTCTGGCGGGATAGACAGCCCCGTTGCAGGGTTCATGATAGCAAAAAGAGGTGTTGAAATAGAAGCGGTCCATTTTTACAGCTTTCCATATACAGGTGAGAAGGCAAAAGAGAAGGTCATTGACCTTTGCAGGGTTTTAGCTCAGTTTACAGATAGACTAAAGCTTTACATTGTACCTTTTACTGAGATTCAAACTACTATCTACGAAAAATGTAATGAAAGGTATCTTACAATTATTATGAGAAGATTTATGATGAAGATTGCAGAAAGGATTGCTAAAAAAAACGGCGGTTTAGCACTTGTTACTGGTGAGAGTATTGGGCAGGTTGCAAGCCAGACAATTGAAAGTATCATTTGTACAAACGCTGCTGTATCAATGCCAGTCCTAAGACCTCTTATTGGCATGGACAAAGAAGAGATAATAAGAATTGCAAAGAACATTGGCACATATGACATTTCAATCTTGCCATATGAGGATTGCTGTACGGTATTTGTTCCAAAACATCCAAAGACTAAGCCCAAACTTGAAGAAGTTATTAAAGAAGAGGAAAAATTAGATGTATCATCATTGATAGAGAATGCCATTTCGAATACTGAATGGATGGTGATAGAAGATAGGTGA
- a CDS encoding pseudouridine synthase: MADCGVASRRKCEEIILQGRVKVNGRTITELGFKVDPQKDKVLVDGKKLVPVQKKIYIMLNKPFGVISSAKDEKGRKTVVDLVKDKVDVRVFPVGRLDFDTTGLILLTNDGEFAYKVTHPKHDIEKTYIALIEGVPTKEEIEQFKKGLFIDGKLTSPAKFRILKVFKGMSLVEIKIHEGRNRQVRKMCDAIGHRVLKLKRVAIGKLKLGKLKEGEFVFLDENMVNKVFEK; this comes from the coding sequence ATGGCTGACTGTGGTGTTGCATCACGCAGAAAGTGCGAAGAGATTATTCTCCAAGGAAGAGTAAAGGTAAATGGTAGAACCATTACAGAGCTTGGCTTTAAAGTTGACCCTCAAAAGGATAAAGTCTTGGTTGATGGCAAAAAGCTTGTACCAGTCCAAAAGAAGATTTATATAATGCTCAACAAGCCATTTGGTGTGATATCTTCTGCAAAGGATGAGAAGGGTAGAAAAACTGTTGTAGACCTTGTAAAAGACAAAGTGGATGTTAGAGTTTTTCCTGTAGGAAGACTTGACTTTGACACAACAGGGCTTATACTTCTTACAAATGATGGAGAGTTTGCATATAAAGTTACACATCCTAAACATGATATTGAAAAAACATATATTGCACTCATTGAAGGTGTGCCAACAAAAGAAGAGATAGAGCAGTTTAAAAAGGGCCTTTTTATTGATGGAAAACTGACTTCACCTGCGAAGTTTAGGATTTTAAAGGTTTTTAAAGGAATGTCTCTTGTTGAGATAAAAATACACGAAGGAAGGAACAGACAAGTAAGAAAAATGTGCGATGCAATTGGACACAGGGTATTAAAACTTAAAAGAGTTGCAATAGGCAAGCTAAAACTTGGCAAGCTAAAAGAAGGAGAGTTTGTTTTTTTAGATGAGAATATGGTAAACAAGGTGTTTGAAAAATAA
- a CDS encoding aminopeptidase — protein sequence MVDERVKVLAKNLIEYSVELKSGEKILIELIGEEIDLAKELIDLSYQKGAMPFLWIKNQSLLRDLLLNATEDQIKIIAENERQLMEKMDAYIGIRSSQNPFELSDVPDDKMALYQKIWFHKVHGEVRVPKTKWCILRYPNYSMAQQARMSKEAFEDFYFNVCNLDYRKMSRAMDKLVELMEKTDEVRIVGEGTDLTFSIKGMKAVKCDGHMNIPDGEVYTAPVKDSVNGYITYNTPSNYAGFKFENIRFEFKDGKIVKATANNTEKLNKILDTDEGARYIGEFSIGLNPYITKPMEDTLFDEKIAGSIHFTPGSAYEGADNGNRSAVHWDIVLIQTPEYGGGEIYFDGRLIRKDGRFVIPELEDLNPENLK from the coding sequence TTGGTAGATGAAAGAGTAAAAGTACTTGCAAAAAATCTTATAGAATACTCTGTGGAGCTAAAAAGTGGTGAAAAGATTTTGATAGAACTGATTGGGGAAGAAATTGATTTGGCAAAGGAGCTTATAGACCTTTCATATCAAAAAGGTGCAATGCCATTTTTGTGGATTAAGAATCAAAGTCTATTAAGAGATCTTCTTTTAAATGCCACTGAAGACCAAATAAAAATAATTGCTGAAAACGAAAGGCAACTTATGGAAAAAATGGATGCTTATATTGGTATTAGATCAAGCCAAAATCCATTTGAACTAAGTGATGTGCCAGATGATAAGATGGCGCTGTATCAGAAAATCTGGTTTCACAAAGTGCACGGCGAGGTTAGAGTACCAAAGACAAAGTGGTGTATTTTAAGATACCCCAATTACTCAATGGCTCAGCAGGCAAGGATGAGCAAAGAGGCATTTGAAGATTTTTATTTCAATGTTTGCAACCTTGACTACAGAAAGATGTCAAGGGCAATGGACAAGCTGGTGGAACTTATGGAAAAAACAGATGAAGTGAGGATAGTAGGTGAGGGCACAGACCTCACATTTTCAATAAAAGGTATGAAGGCTGTAAAATGTGATGGACATATGAATATACCTGATGGTGAAGTATACACTGCACCTGTTAAAGACTCTGTCAATGGGTATATAACCTATAACACCCCTTCAAACTATGCAGGTTTTAAGTTTGAAAATATTAGGTTTGAATTTAAAGATGGAAAGATTGTAAAAGCTACTGCAAACAACACAGAAAAGTTAAATAAGATTTTGGACACAGACGAGGGTGCAAGGTATATAGGTGAATTTTCAATTGGACTTAATCCATACATTACAAAGCCTATGGAAGACACCCTATTTGATGAGAAGATAGCCGGAAGCATACACTTTACACCAGGCAGTGCTTATGAGGGTGCTGACAATGGCAACAGATCAGCTGTGCACTGGGATATAGTGTTGATTCAGACCCCTGAGTATGGCGGCGGAGAAATTTACTTTGATGGAAGACTTATTAGAAAAGATGGAAGATTTGTCATACCTGAGCTTGAAGATTTAAATCCAGAAAATCTCAAATAA
- a CDS encoding energy-coupling factor transporter ATPase, giving the protein MSTFIEFINVSFSYTSSDGSKNPALVDINLKIEKGEFVSILGLNGSGKSTLAKLINGLLIPEKGDVLVDGMNTKDVSQIWEIRRKCGYIFQNPDNQLVASIVEEDVAFGPENLGFEREEIIRAVNEALETVEMIEYRNHATYKLSGGQKQRVAIAGILAMKPECIILDEPTSMLDPKGRKEVISTILRLNREEKKTIVLVTHNIDEMIYSNKVVVLENGKIKYIGTPKELLKLDWFYEMGFDMPQILKLSYELKKRGIDIDGEIWTVDEMERFLCSLR; this is encoded by the coding sequence ATGAGTACTTTCATAGAATTTATAAATGTCAGCTTTTCATATACAAGTTCGGATGGAAGCAAAAATCCTGCGTTAGTTGATATAAATTTAAAGATAGAGAAAGGAGAATTTGTTTCAATTTTAGGGCTCAATGGTTCAGGGAAATCCACTTTGGCAAAGCTAATAAATGGGCTTTTAATACCTGAAAAAGGTGATGTACTGGTTGACGGTATGAACACAAAGGATGTAAGTCAAATTTGGGAGATAAGAAGAAAGTGTGGATATATATTTCAAAATCCTGATAATCAATTGGTTGCCTCGATAGTTGAAGAAGATGTTGCTTTTGGGCCAGAGAATTTAGGGTTTGAACGTGAGGAAATAATAAGAGCTGTAAATGAGGCGCTTGAAACTGTTGAGATGATTGAATATAGAAATCACGCAACATACAAGCTTTCTGGTGGGCAAAAACAGAGGGTTGCGATTGCCGGAATTTTAGCAATGAAACCAGAATGTATCATTTTAGATGAGCCAACTTCTATGCTTGATCCAAAAGGGAGGAAAGAGGTCATATCGACCATCTTAAGACTCAACAGGGAAGAAAAAAAGACAATTGTTTTGGTCACTCACAATATTGATGAGATGATATACAGTAATAAAGTGGTGGTTTTAGAAAATGGAAAGATAAAATATATAGGGACTCCGAAAGAGCTTTTAAAGCTTGATTGGTTTTATGAGATGGGATTTGATATGCCTCAGATTTTAAAGCTTTCTTATGAGCTTAAAAAAAGAGGGATTGATATCGATGGTGAAATCTGGACAGTTGATGAAATGGAGAGATTTTTATGTTCATTGAGATGA
- a CDS encoding energy-coupling factor transporter ATPase → MFIEMRDVEYVYGYKTPFEKKALSGVNLTISKGEFIGIIGKTGSGKSTLVQLMNGLLIPQRGDVIVDGINTKEKKKVKEIRKRVGLVFQYPEYQLFEETVYRDIAFGPKNLGFSDEEIEKRVKEVCELLEIPRAILEKSPFELSGGQKRRVAIAGIMAMDPECLILDEPTAGLDMRGRKRIFNIIERLHREVKKTIILISHNLEDVASMCERVIVLNSGKIYFDGSKHEIFENIQLLEKSGLIAPDILYLQHRLKMRGFKIERFEYRIENVADMIVKNIAGSITKEGGKE, encoded by the coding sequence ATGTTCATTGAGATGAGAGATGTTGAATATGTGTATGGTTATAAAACACCATTTGAAAAAAAGGCATTATCTGGGGTTAACCTCACAATCTCAAAAGGTGAATTTATTGGAATAATAGGAAAAACAGGTTCGGGAAAATCAACTCTTGTTCAGCTTATGAATGGACTCCTTATACCTCAGCGGGGAGACGTCATTGTTGATGGAATAAATACCAAGGAAAAAAAGAAGGTAAAAGAGATTCGAAAAAGAGTTGGGCTTGTTTTCCAATACCCTGAATATCAGCTTTTTGAAGAGACGGTATATAGAGACATTGCATTTGGACCAAAGAATTTAGGGTTTTCTGACGAGGAGATTGAAAAGAGAGTAAAAGAGGTATGTGAACTTTTAGAAATACCGAGGGCTATTTTGGAAAAATCACCGTTTGAGCTATCGGGCGGACAAAAGCGAAGGGTTGCAATTGCCGGAATTATGGCAATGGACCCTGAGTGTTTGATTTTAGATGAACCTACTGCTGGGCTTGATATGAGGGGAAGAAAAAGAATATTCAATATAATAGAAAGACTTCATCGTGAAGTGAAAAAGACTATAATTCTTATTTCACACAATTTAGAAGATGTTGCGTCAATGTGTGAAAGAGTGATTGTGTTAAATAGCGGAAAAATCTATTTTGACGGTTCGAAACATGAGATATTTGAGAATATCCAGCTTTTAGAAAAAAGCGGTTTGATTGCGCCAGATATATTGTATCTTCAGCACAGGCTTAAAATGAGAGGATTTAAAATTGAAAGGTTTGAGTACAGAATAGAAAATGTTGCTGACATGATTGTGAAAAATATAGCAGGAAGTATTACAAAAGAAGGTGGCAAAGAATAA
- a CDS encoding energy-coupling factor transporter transmembrane component T family protein, translated as MMVDFIIGQYVKRDSFVHKLDPRTKIIILVFFCISIFVVNNFWGYVFLFALIVLWTIFSKTNPILLLRGTKPVFVLILITVIFNLFLTQGRTVVKFLGLTITDKGIILSLFLVIRLLLLIFSTSLLTLSTSPIEITDALEELLKPLKKLKFPVHEISMMMSIALRFIPTIYEETDKIMKAQMSRGADFESGGFVKKAKSLLPLLIPLFISAFKRADELAIAMEARCYRGSEGRTKLKKLQYSTNDYISFLVAAILIALAVMVR; from the coding sequence ATAATGGTTGATTTTATAATCGGTCAGTACGTCAAAAGAGATTCATTTGTGCACAAGCTTGATCCACGGACAAAGATAATAATCTTGGTATTTTTCTGTATCTCTATCTTTGTAGTGAATAATTTTTGGGGATATGTATTTTTATTTGCTTTAATAGTATTGTGGACCATCTTTTCAAAGACAAACCCAATATTACTTTTGCGCGGTACAAAACCAGTGTTTGTTCTAATTTTGATAACTGTCATTTTTAACCTTTTTTTGACTCAAGGAAGGACAGTGGTAAAGTTTTTAGGTTTGACAATTACAGACAAAGGGATAATTCTTTCATTATTTTTAGTAATAAGACTTCTACTACTTATATTTTCTACCAGCTTGCTCACACTTTCAACCTCCCCAATTGAGATAACAGATGCTTTAGAAGAGCTGTTAAAACCTTTGAAAAAACTCAAATTTCCTGTACATGAGATTTCAATGATGATGTCAATTGCTTTGAGATTTATCCCCACAATTTATGAAGAGACAGACAAGATTATGAAAGCTCAAATGTCAAGAGGTGCTGATTTCGAAAGTGGAGGATTTGTAAAGAAGGCAAAGTCGCTTTTGCCACTTTTGATTCCCCTTTTTATATCAGCATTTAAAAGAGCAGATGAACTTGCAATTGCCATGGAAGCCCGATGCTATCGAGGCTCAGAAGGTAGAACAAAATTAAAAAAACTTCAATATTCAACAAACGACTATATTTCCTTTTTAGTAGCAGCAATTTTAATAGCTTTGGCTGTAATGGTGAGGTGA
- the truA gene encoding tRNA pseudouridine(38-40) synthase TruA encodes MRNILLTIEYDGTNYFGWQKQPNKKTVQGVIEDAIKKITGEDVNLVGSGRTDRGVHALGQKANFKTESKIPTEKFPLALNSVLPNDISIKDAAEVSLDFSARYSAKQKTYKYLIYNHKFRPAILCNYVYHFPYELDLVSMQKSCEYFIGEYDFSSFCSSGSETNSKVRRIFDCYLTFENDCIAIYITANGFLYNMARIIAGTILDVGVGRFKPTDIPLIIESKDRTKAGKTLPPWGLYLVDVVY; translated from the coding sequence TTGAGAAACATTCTTCTCACAATTGAGTATGACGGGACAAACTATTTTGGCTGGCAAAAGCAGCCTAACAAAAAAACAGTCCAAGGTGTTATTGAAGATGCAATAAAAAAAATTACAGGGGAAGATGTAAATCTTGTTGGATCAGGTCGTACAGATAGAGGAGTACATGCTTTGGGTCAAAAGGCAAATTTCAAAACAGAAAGCAAAATTCCAACAGAAAAGTTTCCACTTGCTCTTAATTCAGTCCTTCCAAATGATATCTCAATAAAAGACGCCGCTGAGGTTTCACTTGATTTTTCAGCACGCTACAGTGCCAAGCAAAAAACATACAAGTATCTAATTTACAACCACAAATTCAGGCCAGCAATATTGTGCAATTATGTCTATCACTTCCCATATGAGCTTGACTTAGTTTCAATGCAAAAATCTTGTGAGTATTTCATAGGAGAGTATGACTTTAGTAGCTTTTGTTCAAGTGGCAGTGAAACAAATTCAAAGGTACGTCGTATTTTTGACTGCTATTTAACATTTGAAAATGACTGTATTGCCATATACATCACTGCGAATGGATTTCTTTACAATATGGCAAGAATAATAGCAGGAACAATCTTAGATGTGGGGGTTGGCAGATTCAAACCAACAGACATTCCTCTTATAATAGAGAGCAAAGACAGAACCAAAGCTGGCAAAACTCTTCCGCCTTGGGGACTCTATCTTGTGGATGTTGTTTACTAA
- a CDS encoding IS481-like element ISCsa6 family transposase, whose amino-acid sequence MNIISYHELRKISPQKARELVRKVFESNNKNVSKTAKILGVSRHTVRRAVYGPLEDKSKKPKSSPKKLSSELENFIVEESKKTGFRYRRLSFYLLRKYGIKISENTIKSILRRNSVARKTKRTKKGERSLYDYETLIPFSEFQLDTKHLLDKESLPKEVYEHMKRYNLPCYEWNIIDVATRTRFTAYSYELSSAFGFMFISLVALWLRTHNVRNIIKIRLDNGAEFCGGSERKLKQWNEMLSFLGVELNPIPPKAKHLMGIIENSHRADDEYFLMIHAERCKTKDEFIQRAQKWQDTWNFFRPHNGKGMNGRTPFEKFIASKSLVSSHIFQFPTLLLEDIMKKVGTFYSLFCNKFGGKYVFTTYPLTFIKRSLP is encoded by the coding sequence ATGAATATTATATCATACCACGAACTAAGAAAAATATCCCCTCAAAAAGCTAGAGAATTAGTTCGAAAAGTCTTTGAATCAAATAACAAAAACGTATCAAAAACTGCTAAAATATTAGGTGTATCAAGACATACCGTAAGAAGAGCTGTCTACGGTCCTCTTGAAGATAAATCAAAAAAACCTAAATCTTCTCCCAAAAAGCTTTCTTCTGAACTCGAAAATTTTATTGTCGAAGAGTCTAAAAAAACTGGTTTTAGATATAGACGTTTGTCTTTTTATCTTCTCAGAAAATATGGTATCAAAATAAGTGAAAACACAATAAAGTCAATTCTTAGAAGAAACTCTGTAGCTCGAAAAACAAAAAGAACAAAAAAAGGTGAAAGAAGTCTATACGATTATGAAACTCTTATCCCATTTTCTGAATTTCAGCTTGATACAAAACATCTTTTAGACAAAGAAAGTCTTCCCAAGGAGGTATATGAACATATGAAAAGATACAATTTGCCTTGCTATGAGTGGAACATAATAGATGTTGCAACAAGAACAAGATTTACAGCCTATTCTTACGAACTTTCATCCGCTTTTGGATTTATGTTCATATCCTTAGTTGCATTATGGTTAAGAACTCATAATGTAAGAAATATAATAAAGATCCGATTAGACAATGGAGCAGAATTTTGTGGAGGAAGCGAAAGAAAGTTAAAGCAGTGGAATGAGATGCTGTCATTTTTGGGTGTAGAACTAAATCCTATTCCACCAAAAGCAAAGCATTTAATGGGTATAATTGAAAATTCACATAGAGCTGATGATGAGTATTTTTTAATGATTCATGCTGAAAGATGTAAAACAAAAGATGAATTTATTCAAAGAGCCCAGAAATGGCAAGATACATGGAACTTTTTCAGACCTCATAATGGTAAAGGAATGAACGGGAGGACACCATTCGAAAAATTCATAGCTTCAAAATCTCTGGTCTCCTCCCATATATTTCAATTTCCTACATTACTTCTTGAGGATATTATGAAAAAAGTAGGCACCTTCTATTCTCTGTTCTGTAATAAATTTGGTGGTAAATATGTCTTCACCACGTACCCCCTTACTTTTATAAAGCGCTCATTGCCTTAG
- the infC gene encoding translation initiation factor IF-3 — protein MLINEQIRDKEVRVIDENGVQLGIMSVKEALRIAEEKKLDLVKIAPHANPPVCKIMDYGKYKFELAKKEKEAKKNQKVINVKEVRLTTTIEDHDFNVKVKNAIRFLQDGDKVKVSIRFRGREVLHPEIGEEIINKFIEMVKDYGIVEKKPKLDGKNLTAVIAPKQQ, from the coding sequence TTGCTCATCAATGAGCAGATAAGAGACAAAGAAGTAAGAGTTATTGATGAAAATGGTGTCCAGCTTGGAATTATGAGTGTTAAAGAGGCACTGAGGATCGCTGAGGAGAAAAAACTTGACCTTGTTAAGATTGCTCCTCATGCAAACCCGCCTGTGTGCAAGATAATGGACTACGGCAAGTACAAGTTTGAACTTGCTAAAAAAGAGAAAGAGGCAAAGAAAAATCAAAAGGTTATCAATGTAAAAGAGGTAAGACTTACAACTACAATTGAAGACCATGACTTTAACGTTAAAGTGAAAAATGCTATAAGATTTTTGCAAGATGGCGATAAAGTAAAGGTTTCTATTCGTTTTAGAGGAAGAGAGGTTTTGCATCCCGAGATTGGTGAGGAGATAATAAATAAGTTCATTGAAATGGTAAAAGACTATGGAATTGTTGAAAAAAAGCCAAAGCTTGATGGTAAAAACCTTACAGCGGTTATAGCGCCCAAACAACAATAA
- the rpmI gene encoding 50S ribosomal protein L35, whose product MPKLKTHRGLAKRIKISGSGKYLRKKAGKSHLLSGKSRKRKRNLKKTVIVDSTNVKAVKKLLPYL is encoded by the coding sequence ATGCCGAAACTAAAAACACATAGAGGTCTTGCTAAGAGAATAAAAATTAGCGGAAGTGGGAAATACCTTAGAAAAAAAGCAGGTAAAAGCCATCTTTTGAGTGGCAAGTCAAGAAAGAGAAAGAGAAATTTGAAAAAGACAGTTATTGTTGATTCAACAAACGTAAAAGCTGTAAAGAAGCTTTTGCCATATCTATAA
- the rplT gene encoding 50S ribosomal protein L20, whose product MRIKNGVWARKRHKKWLKLAKGYWGAKSRVFKQAHIAVMRSLRYAYIGRRLKKRDFRRLWITRINAAARQNGLSYSKFINGLKKAGISLNRKVLADMAINDQKAFAELVEIAKKQING is encoded by the coding sequence ATGAGAATAAAGAATGGTGTTTGGGCAAGAAAGAGACACAAAAAATGGTTAAAACTTGCAAAAGGTTATTGGGGTGCAAAGAGCAGGGTATTTAAACAAGCTCATATTGCTGTGATGAGATCATTGAGATATGCATATATTGGTAGGAGACTCAAAAAGAGAGACTTCAGAAGACTTTGGATAACAAGAATTAATGCTGCAGCAAGACAAAATGGGCTTTCATACAGCAAATTTATAAATGGTCTTAAAAAAGCGGGAATTAGCCTTAACAGAAAGGTATTGGCTGACATGGCTATAAACGACCAGAAAGCTTTTGCTGAGCTTGTTGAAATAGCTAAAAAGCAGATAAATGGTTGA
- a CDS encoding TrmH family RNA methyltransferase: MSTSKKIELIKSKENECVKRLKKLHDKKHREEFKVFLVEGVKAVKEALDYAIEDINLLIFSQEASKKYEEFFSRCISLLNSGKLKRIVQVPEKIFEHISTTTTPQGVLAECSFFDKELDVLKKHNRVVVIDSVQDPGNLGTIIRCADAFGFECVITVNGTVDVYNPKVVRSAMGSMFHVDVVRERKKEEVLEALNKRGFALYVTTPYGDVDISKLSVDDRFAIVIGNESKGVDVAFLENATKKVKISMPGKAESLNSAVAAAIVLYELRKK; the protein is encoded by the coding sequence ATGTCTACGAGTAAGAAAATTGAGCTTATCAAAAGTAAAGAAAATGAATGTGTAAAGAGGTTAAAAAAACTTCATGATAAAAAACACAGAGAAGAGTTCAAAGTTTTTTTAGTAGAAGGCGTTAAAGCAGTCAAAGAAGCCTTGGATTATGCAATAGAAGACATAAACCTTTTAATATTTTCACAAGAAGCATCCAAAAAGTATGAGGAGTTTTTCAGCAGGTGCATAAGCCTTTTGAACTCTGGTAAGCTAAAGAGGATTGTACAAGTGCCAGAAAAGATTTTTGAACATATCAGTACAACTACAACACCGCAAGGGGTTTTGGCAGAGTGCTCTTTCTTTGACAAAGAGTTAGATGTTTTAAAAAAACATAATAGAGTTGTTGTTATTGACTCTGTCCAAGACCCTGGCAATTTGGGAACAATTATAAGGTGTGCTGATGCGTTTGGGTTTGAATGTGTTATTACTGTGAATGGCACAGTAGACGTGTACAATCCAAAGGTAGTTCGCTCAGCAATGGGTTCTATGTTTCATGTGGACGTTGTTAGAGAAAGAAAGAAGGAAGAGGTGCTGGAAGCTTTAAATAAAAGAGGCTTTGCTTTGTATGTGACAACTCCATATGGAGATGTTGATATATCAAAACTCTCTGTTGATGATAGGTTTGCAATAGTAATTGGCAACGAATCAAAAGGTGTTGATGTAGCTTTTTTAGAAAATGCGACAAAGAAGGTTAAAATCTCTATGCCTGGGAAGGCAGAGTCACTCAATAGCGCAGTGGCAGCTGCAATTGTGCTTTATGAACTTAGAAAGAAATAG
- a CDS encoding IreB family regulatory phosphoprotein — protein sequence MNDKTQHFSFDDAMEKKVKEILSEVYSALKEKGYNPIAQLVGYLISGDPTYITNHKNARSIIRRIERDEILEEIVKFYIDHNIE from the coding sequence ATGAATGACAAAACTCAACATTTTTCGTTTGACGATGCTATGGAAAAAAAGGTAAAAGAGATTTTAAGTGAGGTCTACAGTGCTTTGAAAGAAAAAGGTTACAATCCGATTGCTCAGCTTGTTGGTTATTTGATATCTGGTGACCCTACCTATATTACTAACCACAAGAATGCTCGTTCAATCATAAGGAGAATTGAAAGAGATGAGATATTGGAAGAGATTGTTAAGTTTTATATTGACCATAATATTGAGTAG